In the Choloepus didactylus isolate mChoDid1 chromosome 5, mChoDid1.pri, whole genome shotgun sequence genome, one interval contains:
- the LOC119535556 gene encoding putative ankyrin repeat domain-containing protein 26-like protein encodes MVKSRGTGEVPLEPSLSHEKNFLLPEEEERSVAERRQPAQGGGSRYLLRDPDLGKIHRAASRGKVAKVQHILLFGKSRGNDKDKMNRTALPLACSNGHAEVATLLVERKCQLNLCDSENRMVLKKAVQCQEEECATILLEHGADPDITDASGNTALHYAVCAQQIPIAAKLLSHKANIEARNKAEIYQLHLQNI; translated from the exons ATGGTGAAAAGCCGAGGGACGGGTGAGGTGCCTCTGGAGCCCTCCCTCAGCCATGAAAAGAATTTTCTGCTTCCGGAGGAGGAAGAGCGATCCGTCGCCGAGCGCCGGCAGCCCGCGCAGGGCGGCGGGTCGCGGTACCTCCTCCGGGACCCGGACCTCGGCAAGATCCACAGGGCCGCCAGCCGCGGCAAAGTGGCCAAAGTGCAGCACATCCTTCTGTTCGGAAAAAGCCGTGGGAATGATAAGGACAAAATGAACAG GACTGCTCTGCCTCTGGCCTGTTCCAATGGCCATGCAGAAGTGGCAACTCTCCTGGTAGAGAGAAAGTGCCAGCTGAACCTGTGTGACAGTGAAAATAGGATGGTTCTGAAGAAG GCTGTACAATGCCAGGAAGAGGAATGTGCAACCATCCTGCTAGAACATGGTGCTGACCCAGATATTACGGATGCCAGTGGCAACACCGCTCTCCACTATGCTGTCTGTGCTCAGCAGATACCAATAGCAGCCAAACTGCTCTCACACAAGGCAAACATTGAGGCAAGAAACAAAGCAGAGATCTACCAgcttcatttacaaaatatttga